A single Penaeus chinensis breed Huanghai No. 1 chromosome 7, ASM1920278v2, whole genome shotgun sequence DNA region contains:
- the LOC125027278 gene encoding four-domain proteases inhibitor-like → MTRPHLVLVACTVSMLSTPAWSILLGRTLTGACAKTCDYEYEPLCANNGFTYPNFCLYSVEACKNASLAIVRNRPCTLPDPCLYVCPRDSDPVCGSNGLTYPNPCVLMFNACFYASQGIRPRHKGACVVDQNRRIRPPCPKFCTRIYEPVCGSDGRTYANACRLESVTCRDPFIVKEKDGVCDDEVPPPPTPPRCPVGCTREYLPVCASDGKTYNNMCLLNMTACRDPTVFVVSAGPCENPEEGQTVP, encoded by the exons ATGACACGGCCACACCTCGTTCTTGTTGCATGCACGGTGTCCATGCTCTCGACGCCTGCATGGTCTATCCTCCTGGGTCGGACGTTGA CTGGAGCCTGTGCCAAGACCTGCGACTATGAATACGAACCTCTGTGTGCTAATAACGGCTTCACGTACCCCAACTTCTGCCTCTATTCCGTCGAGGCCTGTAAGAACGCGTCCCTCGCCATCGTCAGGAATCGACCTTGTA CTCTGCCAGACCCATGCCTCTACGTATGCCCGAGAGACAGCGACCCTGTGTGTGGGAGTAACGGCCTCACGTACCCCAACCCTTGCGTGCTGATGTTCAATGCCTGCTTCTATGCGAGTCAGGGCATAAGACCACGGCATAAAGGAGCGTGTG TCGTGGACCAGAACCGCCGCATCCGACCGCCTTGTCCCAAATTCTGCACGCGAATCTACGAGCCCGTGTGTGGGAGCGATGGAAGGACTTACGCCAACGCCTGTCGTCTGGAGTCCGTGACCTGCCGTGACCCGTTCATTGTGAAGGAGAAAGATGGCGTGTGTG acgatgaagtcccccctcccccaacacccccacgcTGCCCCGTCGGTTGCACCCGCGAGTACCTTCCTGTCTGTGCGAGCGACGGCAAGACATACAATAACATGTGTCTCCTTAACATGACAGCTTGTAGGGACCCGACCGTGTTCGTTGTCTCGGCAGGACCTTGTG AAAATCCTGAAGAAGGCCAGACCGTCCCCTAG